A region of Drosophila suzukii chromosome 2L, CBGP_Dsuzu_IsoJpt1.0, whole genome shotgun sequence DNA encodes the following proteins:
- the Rim2 gene encoding mitochondrial carrier protein Rim2 isoform X1, with protein sequence MAQNTADTFIHLIAGGSAGTVGAVVTCPLEVVKTRLQSSTAFMTPSRLAENAGGPANGGQSELLRPEQRRKLSTTILRNRSQPQVIGGVRRIMAISHCGISSTTPKTMSIMQCLRHIVQNEGARALFKGLGPNLVGVAPSRAIYFCTYSQTKNSLNSLGFVEPDSPLVHIMSAASAGFVSSTATNPIWFVKTRMQLDYNSKVQMTVRQCIERVYTQGGVAAFYKGITASYFGICETMVHFVIYEFIKSKLLEQRNQRHTDTKGSRDFLEFMMAGAVSKTIASCIAYPHEVARTRLREEGNKYNSFWQTLHTVWKEEGRAGLYRGLATQLVRQIPNTAIMMATYEAVVYVLTRRFNNKSNEFYDF encoded by the exons ATGGCCCAAAACACAGCAGACACTTTCATCCATTTAATTGCCGGCGG ATCCGCTGGCACGGTTGGCGCCGTGGTCACATGTCCCCTGGAAGTGGTGAAGACCCGTCTGCAGAGCTCCACGGCTTTTATGACGCCCTCGCGTCTGGCGGAGAATGCCGGAGGACCGGCGAATGGTGGCCAATCGGAGCTTTTGCGGCCGGAACAACGACGTAAGCTAAGCACAACGATATTACGTAACAGATCACAGCCACAGGTGATTGGGGGTGTGCGTAGG ATCATGGCCATTTCACATTGCGGCATCTCATCCACAACCCCCAAAACCATGAGCATCATGCAGTGCCTGCG ACATATTGTTCAAAACGAGGGTGCCCGCGCTCTGTTCAAAGGTCTGGGTCCGAATCTCGTAGGTGTGGCCCCCTCCCGTGCCATATACTTCTGCACCTATTCACAAACCAAAAACTCGCTCAACAGTTTGGG CTTTGTTGAACCTGACTCGCCATTGGTGCACATAATGAGTGCAGCGAGTGCTGGTTTCGTCTCCTCCACGGCCACGAATCCCATTTGGTTTGTGAAGACACGGATGCAGCTGGACTACAACTCCAAGGTGCAGATGACCGTAAGACAGTGCATCGAGAGAGTCTACACGCAGGGAGGCGTTGCTGCCTTCTACAAGGGCATCACCGCCAGCTATTTTGGAATCTGCGAGACCATGGTCCACTTTGTCATCTACGAGTTTATCAAGTCCAAGTTG cTGGAGCAGCGAAATCAGCGGCACACGGACACAAAGGGATCCCGAGACTTCCTGGAGTTCATGATGGCTGGGGCTGTTTCCAAAACGATTGCCTCCTGCATCGCCTATCCTCATGAAGTGGCTCGAACTCGTCTGCGGGAGGAGGGCAACAAGTATAACTCCTTCTGGCAGACTTTACACACGGTTTGGAAGGAGGAGGGCCGAGCAGGACTCTACAG AGGCTTGGCCACGCAGCTGGTGCGACAGATTCCCAACACGGCGATCATGATGGCCACCTACGAGGCAGTCGTCTATGTCCTCACCCGGCGCTTCAACAACAAATCGAACGAATTCTACGACTTTTAG
- the Rim2 gene encoding mitochondrial carrier protein Rim2 isoform X2 encodes MAQNTADTFIHLIAGGSAGTVGAVVTCPLEVVKTRLQSSTAFMTPSRLAENAGGPANGGQSELLRPEQRRKLSTTILRNRSQPQIMAISHCGISSTTPKTMSIMQCLRHIVQNEGARALFKGLGPNLVGVAPSRAIYFCTYSQTKNSLNSLGFVEPDSPLVHIMSAASAGFVSSTATNPIWFVKTRMQLDYNSKVQMTVRQCIERVYTQGGVAAFYKGITASYFGICETMVHFVIYEFIKSKLLEQRNQRHTDTKGSRDFLEFMMAGAVSKTIASCIAYPHEVARTRLREEGNKYNSFWQTLHTVWKEEGRAGLYRGLATQLVRQIPNTAIMMATYEAVVYVLTRRFNNKSNEFYDF; translated from the exons ATGGCCCAAAACACAGCAGACACTTTCATCCATTTAATTGCCGGCGG ATCCGCTGGCACGGTTGGCGCCGTGGTCACATGTCCCCTGGAAGTGGTGAAGACCCGTCTGCAGAGCTCCACGGCTTTTATGACGCCCTCGCGTCTGGCGGAGAATGCCGGAGGACCGGCGAATGGTGGCCAATCGGAGCTTTTGCGGCCGGAACAACGACGTAAGCTAAGCACAACGATATTACGTAACAGATCACAGCCACAG ATCATGGCCATTTCACATTGCGGCATCTCATCCACAACCCCCAAAACCATGAGCATCATGCAGTGCCTGCG ACATATTGTTCAAAACGAGGGTGCCCGCGCTCTGTTCAAAGGTCTGGGTCCGAATCTCGTAGGTGTGGCCCCCTCCCGTGCCATATACTTCTGCACCTATTCACAAACCAAAAACTCGCTCAACAGTTTGGG CTTTGTTGAACCTGACTCGCCATTGGTGCACATAATGAGTGCAGCGAGTGCTGGTTTCGTCTCCTCCACGGCCACGAATCCCATTTGGTTTGTGAAGACACGGATGCAGCTGGACTACAACTCCAAGGTGCAGATGACCGTAAGACAGTGCATCGAGAGAGTCTACACGCAGGGAGGCGTTGCTGCCTTCTACAAGGGCATCACCGCCAGCTATTTTGGAATCTGCGAGACCATGGTCCACTTTGTCATCTACGAGTTTATCAAGTCCAAGTTG cTGGAGCAGCGAAATCAGCGGCACACGGACACAAAGGGATCCCGAGACTTCCTGGAGTTCATGATGGCTGGGGCTGTTTCCAAAACGATTGCCTCCTGCATCGCCTATCCTCATGAAGTGGCTCGAACTCGTCTGCGGGAGGAGGGCAACAAGTATAACTCCTTCTGGCAGACTTTACACACGGTTTGGAAGGAGGAGGGCCGAGCAGGACTCTACAG AGGCTTGGCCACGCAGCTGGTGCGACAGATTCCCAACACGGCGATCATGATGGCCACCTACGAGGCAGTCGTCTATGTCCTCACCCGGCGCTTCAACAACAAATCGAACGAATTCTACGACTTTTAG
- the Rim2 gene encoding mitochondrial carrier protein Rim2 isoform X3 produces the protein MPEDRRMVANRSFCGRNNDIMAISHCGISSTTPKTMSIMQCLRHIVQNEGARALFKGLGPNLVGVAPSRAIYFCTYSQTKNSLNSLGFVEPDSPLVHIMSAASAGFVSSTATNPIWFVKTRMQLDYNSKVQMTVRQCIERVYTQGGVAAFYKGITASYFGICETMVHFVIYEFIKSKLLEQRNQRHTDTKGSRDFLEFMMAGAVSKTIASCIAYPHEVARTRLREEGNKYNSFWQTLHTVWKEEGRAGLYRGLATQLVRQIPNTAIMMATYEAVVYVLTRRFNNKSNEFYDF, from the exons ATGCCGGAGGACCGGCGAATGGTGGCCAATCGGAGCTTTTGCGGCCGGAACAACGAC ATCATGGCCATTTCACATTGCGGCATCTCATCCACAACCCCCAAAACCATGAGCATCATGCAGTGCCTGCG ACATATTGTTCAAAACGAGGGTGCCCGCGCTCTGTTCAAAGGTCTGGGTCCGAATCTCGTAGGTGTGGCCCCCTCCCGTGCCATATACTTCTGCACCTATTCACAAACCAAAAACTCGCTCAACAGTTTGGG CTTTGTTGAACCTGACTCGCCATTGGTGCACATAATGAGTGCAGCGAGTGCTGGTTTCGTCTCCTCCACGGCCACGAATCCCATTTGGTTTGTGAAGACACGGATGCAGCTGGACTACAACTCCAAGGTGCAGATGACCGTAAGACAGTGCATCGAGAGAGTCTACACGCAGGGAGGCGTTGCTGCCTTCTACAAGGGCATCACCGCCAGCTATTTTGGAATCTGCGAGACCATGGTCCACTTTGTCATCTACGAGTTTATCAAGTCCAAGTTG cTGGAGCAGCGAAATCAGCGGCACACGGACACAAAGGGATCCCGAGACTTCCTGGAGTTCATGATGGCTGGGGCTGTTTCCAAAACGATTGCCTCCTGCATCGCCTATCCTCATGAAGTGGCTCGAACTCGTCTGCGGGAGGAGGGCAACAAGTATAACTCCTTCTGGCAGACTTTACACACGGTTTGGAAGGAGGAGGGCCGAGCAGGACTCTACAG AGGCTTGGCCACGCAGCTGGTGCGACAGATTCCCAACACGGCGATCATGATGGCCACCTACGAGGCAGTCGTCTATGTCCTCACCCGGCGCTTCAACAACAAATCGAACGAATTCTACGACTTTTAG
- the Eno gene encoding enolase, producing the protein MAHILALRWALPKILSGSEKSASAFRSKSAASQLSSGFKFLQFFSNSTCASDEMTIKAIKARQIYDSRGNPTVEVDLTTELGLFRAAVPSGASTGVHEALELRDNDKANYHGKSVLKAVGHVNDTLGPELIKANLDVVDQAAIDNFMIKLDGTENKSKFGANAILGVSLAVAKAGAAQKAVPLYKHIADLAGNKEIILPVPAFNVINGGSHAGNKLAMQEFMILPTGATTFTEAMKMGSEVYHHLKNVIKAKFGLDATAVGDEGGFAPNIQSNKEALNLISDAIAKAGYTGKIEIGMDVAASEFYKDGQYDLDFKNEKSDKSQWLPADKLANLYQEFIKDFPIVSIEDPFDQDHWEAWTNLTGSTQIQIVGDDLTVTNPKRIATAVEKKACNCLLLKVNQIGTVTESIAAHLLAKKNGWGTMVSHRSGETEDSFIGDLVVGLSTGQIKTGAPCRSERLAKYNQILRIEEEIGAGVKFAGKSFRKPQ; encoded by the exons ATGGCGCACATTCTGGCGCTGCGTTGGGCTCTCCCCAAAATTTTGTCGGGCAGCGAAAAGTCGGCGAGCGCTTTCAGAAGCAAATCAGCAGCCAGCCAGCTCTCATCTGGATTTAAATTTCTGCAGTTCTTCAGTAATAGTACTTG TGCCAGCGACGAGATGACCATTAAAGCTATCAAGGCCCGTCAGATCTACGACTCCCGTGGCAACCCCACCGTGGAGGTCGACCTTACCACCGAGCTGGGACTCTTCCGTGCCGCCGTGCCATCCGGCGCTTCCACCGGCGTCCACGAGGCCCTGGAGCTGCGCGACAACGACAAGGCCAACTACCATGGCAAGTCGGTGCTGAAGGCTGTCGGTCATGTCAACGACACCCTGGGACCCGAGCTGATCAAGGCCAATCTGGATGTGGTCGATCAGGCCGCCATTGACAACTTCATGATCAAGTTGGACGGCACTGAGAACAAGAGCAAGTTCGGTGCCAACGCCATCCTGGGTGTTTCTCTGGCCGTTGCCAAGGCCGGAGCCGCCCAGAAGGCCGTGCCCCTGTACAAACACATTGCCGATCTGGCTGGCAACAAGGAGATCATCCTCCCAGTGCCCGCTTTCAATGTCATCAACGGTGGCAGCCACGCTGGCAACAAGCTGGCCATGCAAGAGTTCATGATCCTGCCCACCGGTGCCACCACCTTCACCGAGGCCATGAAGATGGGTTCTGAGGTGTACCACCACCTGAAGAACGTCATCAAGGCCAAGTTCGGTCTGGATGCCACCGCCGTGGGTGATGAGGGTGGCTTCGCCCCCAACATTCAGTCCAACAAGGAGGCCCTGAACCTGATCAGCGATGCCATCGCCAAGGCCGGCTACACCGGCAAGATCGAGATCGGCATGGATGTGGCTGCCTCCGAGTTCTACAAGGATGGCCAGTACGATCTGGACTTCAAGAACGAGAAGAGCGACAAGTCGCAGTGGCTGCCGGCCGATAAGTTGGCCAACCTGTACCAGGAGTTCATCAAGGACTTCCCCATCGTCTCCATCGAGGATCCCTTCGACCAGGACCACTGGGAGGCCTGGACCAACCTGACCGGTTCCACCCAGATCCAGATCGTGGGCGATGATCTGACTGTGACCAACCCCAAGCGTATTGCCACCGCTGTGGAGAAGAAGGCCTGCAACTGCCTGCTGCTGAAGGTTAACCAGATCGGTACCGTCACCGAGTCCATTGCCGCCCATCTGCTGGCCAAGAAGAACGGATGGGGCACCATGGTCTCTCACCGTTCCGGCGAGACCGAGGACTCGTTCATCGGTGATTTGGTCGTCGGCCTGTCCACCGGACAGATCAAGACCGGTGCTCCCTGCCGCTCGGAGCGTCTGGCCAAGTACAACCAGATCCTGCGCATCGAGGAGGAGATCGGCGCTGGCGTCAAGTTCGCCGGCAAGTCCTTCAGGAAGCCCCAGTAA
- the Rrp40 gene encoding exosome complex component RRP40 has product MSTTSTIVMPGERISAIEELAKSKRVILGPGLRRQDDTVVASKAGPLRHKEPSTFWVDNYQRRYIPARGDLVLGIVRSKAGDNYRVDIGAADTASISYLAFEAATKKNRPDLNPGDLIYARVLNASADIEPELVCVNSVGKRGKLGVLAEGFFFKCTLNLGRMLLRENCPVLAALTRELPYEIAVGVNGRIWLKAHSLRETIALANAIVALEQSGCAEIDKICDNLGDFLQA; this is encoded by the coding sequence ATGAGCACAACGAGCACAATTGTGATGCCCGGCGAGCGGATTTCGGCCATCGAGGAGTTGGCCAAGAGCAAGCGGGTGATTCTGGGACCAGGACTGCGCCGACAGGACGACACAGTGGTGGCCAGCAAAGCGGGTCCTCTGCGCCACAAGGAGCCCAGTACTTTCTGGGTGGACAACTACCAGAGGAGATACATCCCTGCCCGTGGTGATCTTGTCCTGGGAATAGTTCGTTCCAAGGCGGGTGATAATTATCGCGTGGACATCGGAGCAGCGGACACGGCCTCCATTTCGTATCTTGCCTTCGAGGCGGCCACCAAAAAGAATCGCCCGGACTTGAATCCCGGAGATCTGATCTACGCCAGGGTCCTCAATGCCAGTGCGGATATAGAACCGGAATTGGTCTGCGTCAATTCCGTGGGCAAACGTGGAAAACTGGGCGTCCTTGCCGAGGGATTCTTCTTCAAGTGCACTTTGAATCTGGGCAGGATGCTGTTGCGGGAAAACTGCCCTGTTCTCGCCGCCTTAACCCGAGAACTGCCTTACGAGATCGCTGTTGGAGTCAACGGAAGGATCTGGCTGAAGGCACATTCCCTGAGAGAAACCATCGCCCTGGCCAATGCCATTGTGGCTCTGGAACAATCGGGCTGCGCGGAAATCGACAAGATATGCGACAATCTGGGCGACTTTCTGCAGGCTTAG
- the LOC108021789 gene encoding dehydrogenase/reductase SDR family member 7, translated as MTFLEFLLLLLVLYYVVYVLLWILLDCNVALWYKSRFGVSLTSMRGQVVWITGASSGIGRALALSLAKHGVKLVLSARRIEQLEQVQEECLAAARGLLATKDVLVIQMDMLDMDDHKTHLNTVLNHFHRLDVLVNNAGRSQRASWTEVEIEVDRELFELDVFSVVHLSRLVVRYFVEQNGGRGHIAATSSIAGFSPVPFSPTYCAAKHALNAYLLSLKVEMRKLDVSLFAPGPIATDFLQEAFTGEQGGKVGLSTANQKRMTAQRCGDLFAVALANKMDLTWCGLFPVNTLAYCARNPTLSKILAQFMTEKTLNKIREGKL; from the coding sequence ATGACCTTTCTGGAGTttctgctgctcctgctggtGCTCTACTACGTTGTCTACGTGCTCCTTTGGATCCTGCTCGACTGCAATGTGGCGCTGTGGTACAAATCCCGCTTCGGAGTCTCCTTGACGTCGATGCGCGGGCAGGTGGTTTGGATAACAGGTGCCTCGAGCGGAATTGGAAGGGCATTGGCGCTCAGTTTGGCCAAACACGGAGTGAAATTGGTGCTAAGTGCCCGCAGGATTGAGCAACTGGAGCAAGTTCAAGAGGAATGCCTGGCTGCAGCCCGAGGATTGCTGGCCACCAAGGATGTGCTGGTCATACAAATGGATATGCTTGATATGGATGATCATAAAACACATCTCAACACGGTGCTCAATCACTTTCACCGGCTAGATGTCCTTGTCAACAATGCGGGCCGATCACAGCGAGCCAGTTGGACCGAAGTCGAGATCGAGGTGGATCGGGAGCTCTTCGAACTGGATGTCTTCTCGGTGGTTCATCTCAGCCGCCTGGTGGTGCGCTACTTCGTGGAGCAGAATGGCGGTAGAGGTCACATCGCTGCCACCTCCAGCATCGCCGGCTTCAGTCCGGTGCCATTTTCGCCCACCTATTGTGCTGCCAAGCACGCTCTTAACGCCTATTTGCTCTCCCTGAAGGTGGAAATGCGTAAGCTGGATGTGTCCCTCTTTGCACCTGGACCCATTGCCACCGATTTCCTGCAGGAGGCCTTCACCGGCGAGCAGGGCGGTAAAGTGGGTCTCAGTACGGCCAATCAAAAACGGATGACAGCCCAGAGATGTGGTGATCTCTTTGCCGTTGCCTTGGCCAACAAGATGGACCTGACCTGGTGTGGTCTCTTCCCTGTCAATACGTTGGCCTACTGCGCCCGCAATCCCACATTGAGCAAGATTTTGGCTCAGTTCATGACCGAGAAGACGCTGAACAAAATTCGCGAGGGCAAACTGTAA
- the LOC108021778 gene encoding rRNA-processing protein UTP23 homolog, producing the protein MKISRFKKSHKTLVFFATNFDYREPYQVLIDATFCQAALQQKIGIDEQIKKYFQCGVKLLTTQCVILEAESLGAPLTGATSIVKRFHVHKCGHEGKPVAAAECIKSMTKDNRYVVASQDRLLQESLRKIPGRCLLYLHKATPVLEAPSKASKKWVQRRAKNLMLGKQVEKIDYMKEKQGLKPAETAVKPKKHKGPKNPNPLSCKKSKKEREKPQLKGVEQTTITKAKRKRIKIPAHVKAALKKD; encoded by the exons atgaaaatatcaCGTTTCAAGAAGTCCCACAAAACCCTGGTGTTTTTCGCCACTAATTTCGATTACCGGGAACCCTACCAAGTGCTCATTGATGCTACCTTTTGCCAGGCAGCTCTGCAG cAAAAAATTGGCATAGATGAGCAGATTAAAAAGTACTTCCAGTGCGGGGTCAAGCTGCTGACCACACAGTGCGTTATCCTAGAGGCAGAATCCTTGGGAGCTCCTCTCACCGGAGCCACTTCGATCGTCAAGCGATTCCATGTCCACAAATGCGGCCACGAGGGAAAACCAGTGGCTGCCGCCGAATGCATAAAATCTATG ACCAAAGACAACCGCTACGTTGTAGCCTCGCAGGATCGTCTGCTGCAAGAGAGTCTTCGCAAGATCCCCGGACGTTGTCTACTGTATCTACACAAAGCCACCCCCGTTCTGGAAGCCCCATCGAAAGCCTCCAAAAAGTGGGTACAACGACGTGCCAAGAACTTGATGCTGGGCAAACAGGTCGAGAAAATCGACTATATGAAGGAGAAGCAGGGCCTGAAGCCAGCTGAAACTGCGGTCAAACCCAAGAAGCACAAAGGACCCAAGAACCCCAATCCATTGTCCTGCAAGAAGAGCAAAAAAGAAAGGGAAAAACCACAGCTCAAAGGAGTCGAGCAGACCACAATAACCAAGGCGAAACGAAAACGCATCAAGATACCCGCTCATGTCAAGGCGGCATTAAAAAAAGATTAG